TGTAATGCCTTCACCCCCCCACATATCTGATAGAATCAACTCAGTTTCAGATTGAGGGGAGAATCCTCCACGAGAACAGCCAATCAGCTTACTTTCACCAATTTCCGCGATCATCTGGGGGAAGATATTTTCTATCAAGCCCTTCATTGTTTGATTGCCCAGGCCATCACCTTGAAGGTCATCTGGGGTCGGTATACTGCCACGGATACCTCTCACTTATGGGCGTATTCCAACCGGTTCGGCAAAAAGACCTGCTTCTTCAAGGGGGAATTGTGATTGTCCCCAGAGCTACTCCGAATAAGCTCACACTATGGCAAGGCTGCTATTCGGGATGCTGGAGCCTTAACTTCTTCGGGGGGCGGGGGTAAGGCTCCAGCATCCACAAAAGGGAAAGGAGACTCTCCCCCCGCTGGTACGTCGGGGGGATGATGATTCAAGAATCAGACTGAAGACCAAGGAATATGACTCCTCTGGTTACAGGGTTCACCTCATCGTCTGGATGGTCCCAGGGTCAGGGGTTTATCGGATCAATATCCATATCTACTTGATCTACTTGGCCTTACGCGGACAAGTGGCCAAGAAGATCGGGGCAGCGATCACTAAAGGGCTCAGCAAACCTCAACCGTTGCCGTGTCCTATATGAGCTTAGTTGAGCGTGCAAACGATGCGCTATCGCAGATTCAAGGGATGATACTGCCCATGCAAGCTGATTATGCTGTTTTTAAGGTGCCCAAACCCTCAACATTAAGGGGCTAACCTATGCGAACATCATTTGAAAATCAACCCACTGGTTTTCAAAACCGATTCTCCTCCAACCACGCAATCTTAACCACTATTCTTACCCCCCCACCAGGGGCCCTGTTTAGTTTTGATTTAAGCCTCTAAATTGATCGATTCTTAGGAACCTCTGATTGACGTATAGCGAGTCAGGCGTCCAATACAAACTCCCATTGACAAGCGATATCCTCAGGATTTTTTCGAGGTTCCGTGGGCACATTTAAAGCTCTGACTTTTGCGTCAGGCAAGAAGACCTTCAGGTAGGCTTCCATGGCCAACTGCTCTACTACTCGACACAATGGCTCTATCCTCTGAGGTGCGTTTTTCTCAAAATACTCTAATGTGCGACAACGTGTGATTGTATGTATCACATGGTTTCTGCCTTTGACCTCAAACTCACTGTCATATATTCCTGTGATGATGCCATCAGGTCCCAACTGCCAGACCTTCATCACATCAACAATGTCCTTTACCGAGATGTTGAAGGCCTTTGGAAGCTTTGAAGTGGTTGCTTTTGCCAGCCTCGGCCAAATGGTTCTGCGGCACTCATCAGCGACTTCATCGCCCACTTTCTCTCTGACCATCTGCTCCCATGTTTGATCCATGGTGACATATGCCATTGACCATGCACGCAGCAGTTTGCTGATCAGGAAATCTTTTGAGAAATCCTCCAATCTCAGATCCGGATTGAATTCACCACTATAGTCGATTAGCTCTGTGATTTCAGACTCCTTCCGTGTATATTCATGTTGGTTGTAGACTGTGCGTGCCCCCGATCATAGTACCAGCTGTAAAGTCGGGATGGACTACCAGACCGAAAGCATCTTTTGGCATCAACAACGACCTTGTGGCCTCAGCTTTTTTCAGATCGATAAATCTCAGCTTGGCCATGTGTCCAGTAGTCTCAGGGCAGTCGGATAAGGAGGGCTGCCTCCTAGATCACCTCTTCGTTTTTGAGATCGACCACTTTGTCCCAGCTATATCCCAGCAGTTCAGTGAGCACTTCCTCGGTGTGCTGGCCGAACTCGGGAGGCTCCCTCCGCACCGAGGCGGGTGTCCGGGTCAGCTCAAAGGGGAACCCGTTCATCTTGGTTTTCCCGAAAACGGGGTGATCATAGTCGATGATGTAGTTGTTGGCCAGCACTTGAGGATCGTTCACAAGATCGTTGACGTCATTGACGGGGCCGAAGATGAAATCCCTGTTTTGACCCAGTATCCCGAACCATTCCTCCCTGGTTTTGGTGGCGAAGGTTTCATCGAGAATTGTGATAAGCGCCTCAGAATTCTGGCCTCTGATATTATGATCCTTGAACAGGGGATCGCTGGAGAGGTGTCCCATTCCCATGGCTTCGCAGAAGGCAATCCAGTGCCTGTCCGATTGAAGCATGGCCAACTGGATCCACTTGTTGTCGGCACACCGGTAGAAGTTGAAGAGGGGGTTACCTGCCGCACTCCGGGACATTCGAGGAATCGGTTTTTCCACAAACAGGCGTGAACTCACCGTCAGGTTCAACATGGTCATCATCCCCGACAGGAGCGAGGTATTGACCTCCTGCCCTACCCCGAGCCTTTCTCTGGCCAGCAGCGCCATCAGCACGCTTGTGAAGCTCATGACAGCTCCCACCTGATCCGCCAGGCCGAAGTGCGCTTGGACAGGTGGCATGTGCGGCTCTCCCGCCGAGGCCATAAACCCCGATCTGGCCTGCCCTATCGGGTCAAGGATCGGCGCATTCGCCTCCGGACCTCTGGGGCCGATCCCGGTGGTGTTGACATAGATCAAACGAGGATTATACCTGGACAGCGTCTCGTAATCCAGTTGGGCTCGCTTGGCAGCGCCCACGCGGAAATTCTGCATGAAAACGTCGGACTTCCCTACTAGGTCATAGACGATCTGCCTTCCTTTCTCTTTGGTAATATCAACGGTGATGCTCTTCTTGTTGCGATTATTGCACTCAAAATAGAAGTTGCGGGTACCGGTTGCGGTATTGACCCCGATGAGTCTGATCAGACCTCTTGCCGCATCACCCGTGATCCTGTCCTCAAGCTTGATCACTTCAGCCCCGTAATCTCCTAGAAGCTGAGTGGCAAACGGCGTCTGCTGCATCATTCCCCATTCAACGACCCGAATGCCCTCCAATGGCATGTTCATTACAAACCTCCTGCCGGAATCTTCTGTCAAAAATCTTCACCAAACCATGAGCTCTTTGGCTCCCTGATTTGGAACGCTCTCCTGTTGGTTGCAACTGTGTCGAGGTCTCCTGTACCGGTCAAGGATCGATTAAATCTGGATCGCCGAATGTTTATGCCCAAGGCAGAACATCGTAAACGAATATATTGGGCTCGAAACCGGAGTCCTATCGAACTTGTCCTTCGGGATCGCGCAGGCTTAATACGCAAGCAAAGGCTGTACTTGTGAAGACAAACTAACCCACCCCGATAATTCAGGTGGGGCTGAGTTGCTGAATTTGTACGGAAGTTCAGTGATGCCAGTAAGCGGAGGGCCTGCCCGCGCCGAAGCTGGTGTGGCACATGTAGTGACCAGGCATGCACACACTGGACAAAGGAAAAGTGCTCGCCAGAACCAGATTTCCTCCTTTTTGAACATCGCTCGTTTTCTTCCCTCGTCTGCTTGTTAAGGCAGCCAACCGTTCGGTTGATCACCAATTTAACAGATGACTTTCGGTTTGTCAAGAGCTCTTAGACGGTGGCATTATTCTTGTTAACTCGGTAAAATGAATGCTAAAATAGGTGGCCGGGGGGGCTTGACAAGCGACAGTAGCTT
The genomic region above belongs to Dehalococcoidia bacterium and contains:
- a CDS encoding CoA transferase, encoding MNMPLEGIRVVEWGMMQQTPFATQLLGDYGAEVIKLEDRITGDAARGLIRLIGVNTATGTRNFYFECNNRNKKSITVDITKEKGRQIVYDLVGKSDVFMQNFRVGAAKRAQLDYETLSRYNPRLIYVNTTGIGPRGPEANAPILDPIGQARSGFMASAGEPHMPPVQAHFGLADQVGAVMSFTSVLMALLARERLGVGQEVNTSLLSGMMTMLNLTVSSRLFVEKPIPRMSRSAAGNPLFNFYRCADNKWIQLAMLQSDRHWIAFCEAMGMGHLSSDPLFKDHNIRGQNSEALITILDETFATKTREEWFGILGQNRDFIFGPVNDVNDLVNDPQVLANNYIIDYDHPVFGKTKMNGFPFELTRTPASVRREPPEFGQHTEEVLTELLGYSWDKVVDLKNEEVI